In one Drosophila albomicans strain 15112-1751.03 chromosome X, ASM965048v2, whole genome shotgun sequence genomic region, the following are encoded:
- the LOC117568934 gene encoding CCR4-NOT transcription complex subunit 9, with protein MSAQPSPCMNPQQQQPTEQEKVYQWINELAHPDTRETALLELSKKRETDLAPMLWNSFGTTCALLQEIVNIYPSIMPPTLTAHQSNRVCNALALLQCVASHPETRTAFLQAQIPLYLYPFLSTISKTRPFEYLRLTSLGVIGALVKTDEQEVITFLLTTEIVPLCLTIMDSGSELSKTVATFIIQKILLDESGLSYICQTYERFSHVAITLGKMVIQLAKDPCARLLKHVVRCYLRLSDNTRARKALGQCLPDQLRDGTFTQCLQDDKSTKQWLQMLIKNLELGAAQPPGADPRQIGMSPLGS; from the exons ATGAGTGCACAGCCGAGTCCCTGCATGAAtccccagcaacaacagcctaCCGAGCAGGAAAAG GTTTATCAATGGATAAACGAGTTGGCGCATCCGGATACAAGAGAGACGGCCTTGCTGGAGCTGAGCAAGAAGCGTGAAACGGACTTGGCACCGATGCTGTGGAACAGTTTTGGCACCACTTGCGCCCTGCTTCAAGAGATTGTCAACATCTATCCATCGATAATGCCACCGACACTGACGGCGCATCAATCGAATCGAGTGTGCAATGCGTTGGCGTTGCTGCAGTGCGTCGCCTCGCATCCGGAGACGCGAACAGCGTTCTTGCAGGCGCAAATCCCATTGTATTTGTATCCATTTCTCTCGACCATTTCGAAGACGCGGCCCTTTGAATATCTGCGCTTGACCAGCTTGGGTGTGATTGGTGCGCTGGTGAAAACGGATGAGCAGGAGGTGATTACGTTTCTGCTGACCACCGAAATTGTGCCACTGTGTTTGACCATTATGGACAGCGGTTCGGAGCTGAGCAAAACCGTCGCCACGTTCATCATTCAAAAGATCTTGTTGGACGAATCGGGATTGTCGTACATTTGTCAAACCTATGAGCGTTTCTCTCATGTGGCCATTACGCTG GGTAAAATGGTTATACAACTGGCTAAAGATCCTTGTGCGCGCCTCTTGAAACATGTTGTACGTTGCTATCTTCGACTCTCCGACAACACACG TGCCCGCAAAGCACTTGGCCAATGTTTGCCCGATCAGCTGCGCGATGGCACATTCACACAGTGCCTGCAAGATGACAAATCCACTAAGCAATGGCTGCAGATGCTCATCAAGAATCTAGAATTGGGCGCCGCACAGCCGCCAGGCGCTGATCCCCGTCAAATTGGCATGTCCCCACTGGGCTCCTAG